A window of Alkalispirochaeta americana contains these coding sequences:
- a CDS encoding ATP-dependent Clp protease adaptor ClpS → MGKTESPDRAIDQAIRELVQEPKRYRVVLHNDNYTTMDFVVEVLRCIFHKSPVESHAIMMNVHKKGQGIVGIYSYDIAATKAEQTRILAKQEGHPLKCTIEEVS, encoded by the coding sequence ATGGGAAAAACAGAATCACCCGACAGGGCAATAGATCAGGCAATCCGGGAGCTGGTCCAGGAACCAAAGCGCTATCGGGTTGTCCTTCATAATGACAACTATACAACCATGGATTTTGTGGTTGAGGTCTTGCGCTGTATCTTCCATAAATCTCCCGTGGAATCCCACGCGATCATGATGAACGTCCATAAGAAAGGGCAGGGTATTGTAGGTATCTATTCCTACGATATAGCCGCCACCAAGGCGGAGCAAACGCGCATCCTGGCAAAGCAGGAAGGGCATCCCCTAAAGTGCACAATCGAGGAGGTCTCCTGA